A genomic region of Oncorhynchus mykiss isolate Arlee chromosome 2, USDA_OmykA_1.1, whole genome shotgun sequence contains the following coding sequences:
- the LOC110498255 gene encoding probable polypeptide N-acetylgalactosaminyltransferase 8 isoform X1, which yields MEGVVTSLEGIVTESMYMTKGHNQAGCRQVAMKLNVLRGVGITFGAIIPLMYIVYMKQAVSSTSNTKRLHEKETAKTVLMTRLERIEKNLNKLSELIESKYQKDPPTREEVVVTEAKKMVVPMLYPNSYLFTKWGDDLSEEEQREAEALFQRYGYNVFLSDQLPLNRELPDTRDNRCLQKKYPKDLPSIAVVLIYLDEALSIIKRAIRSIIDRTPEHLLREIILVDDHSSNEDLGEKLAAYIELIHKERPGLIKRVRHKQQMGLTQARISGWEHATADTVAILDAHIEVNVGWAEPLLARIKADRTTVVTPVFDKVGFDDLQVEHYWANAHGFDWPLWCMYESFKPEWNELHDESQPGKSPSVMGIFVAHRLFLGEIGVLDGGMKIYGGENVELGIRVWLCGGSIEVVPCSKIAHIERAHKPYAPDLSYIMRRNALRVAAIWMDDYKSNVNIAWNLPLKDHGIDIGDVSERKKLREKLECKPFKWYLDNVYPTLATWEELVAYGGLQNDLLQSHCIDEGTVPGNIPLLYGCHFYQPQQCYYNTDGEIYVGGIKSHKYNNNRCLVDPGTGNIPTLHDCKLAAERGLHKHWDFQQGQAIRNTHTNRCLEIAQGQNSYYMLVIQQCTGQNWRIQHVIREF from the exons ATGGAGGGAGTTGTAACGTCTTTAGAGGGCATAGTTACTGAATCAATGTATATGACAAAGGGACATAACCAGGCTGGTTGTCGACAGGTAGCAATGAAGCTCAACGTCCTGCGAGGAGTGGGAATCACGTTTGGAGCCATTATTCCACTCATGTATATTGTCTATATGAAACAGGCAGTGAGTTCCACTTCCAATACAAAAAGGCTTCACGAAAAAGAGACTGCCAAGACTGTGCTGATGACGAGACTGGAGAGAATTGAAAAGAACCTCAACAAACTAT CCGAATTAATAGAATCTAAATATCAGAAAGACCCCCCAACAAGGGAAGAAGTTGTGGTAACAGAGGCAAAGAAGATGGTGGTGCCCATGTTGTATCCCAACTCCTACCTGTTTACAAAGTGGGGTGATGACCTctcagaggaggagcagagagaggccGAGGCCCTGTTCCAGAGATATGGATACAACGTCTTCTTGAGTGACCAACTGCCACTCAACAGAGAGCTGCCAGATACACGAGACAACAG ATGCTTGCAGAAGAAATACCCCAAGGACCTTCCTAGTATTGCTGTGGTATTGATCTACCTGGACGAGGCCCTGTCTATCATTAAACGGGCCATCCGCAGCATCATCGACCGAACCCCTGAACACCTGCTGAGAGAAATCATTCTGGTGGATGACCACAGCTCCAATG AAGACCTGGGAGAAAAGCTAGCTGCCTACATAGAGCTCATCCACAAGGAAAGGCCGGGCCTTATAAAAAGGGTGAGACACAAGCAGCAGATGGGACTGACTCAAGCCCGCATCTCAGGGTGGGAGCACGCCACCGCTGATACAGTGGCCATTCTGGATGCCCACATTGAAGTCAACGTGGGGTG GGCAGAGCCACTGCTGGCCAGGATCAAAGCAGACAGGACCACTGTGGTGACTCCGGTGTTTGACAAGGTTGGTTTTGATGACCTGCAGGTGGAGCATTACTGGGCCAATGCACACGGTTTTGACTGGCCCCTGTGGTGCATGTACGAGTCCTTCAAACCAGAGTGGAACGAGCTCCATGATGAATCACAACCAGGGAA GAGTCCTTCTGTCATGGGTATTTTTGTGGCACATCGACTTTTCCTTGGAGAGATTGGGGTACTTGATGGTGGAATGAAAATCTATGGAGGAGAGAATGTTGAGCTGGGGATCAGG GTGTGGCTGTGTGGAGGAAGCATAGAGGTAGTGCCTTGTTCTAAGATCGCACACATTGAGAGGGCACACAAACCGTACGCACCTGACCTGAGTTACATCATGAGAAGGAATGCACTGAGGGTAGCTGCGATCTGGATGGATGACTACAAAAGTAATGTGAACATTGCTTGGAATCTTCCGTTGAAG GATCATGGGATTGATATCGGCGAtgtgtcagagaggaagaagctCAGAGAAAAGCTTGAATGTAAGCCCTTCAAGTGGTACCTGGATAACGTGTATCCTACACTGGCCACCTGGGAGGAGCTAGTGGCCTATGGAGGA CTGCAGAATGACCTCCTGCAGAGCCATTGTATTGATGAGGGGACTGTCCCTGGGAATATACCCCTTCTTTATGGATGTCATTTCTATCAACCACAG CAATGTTATTACAACACTGATGGGGAGATCTACGTGGGTGGGATTAAGTCTCACAAGTACAACAACAACCGGTGTCTAGTGGATCCTGGCACTGGAAATATACCAACGCTGCATGATTGTAAACTGGCAGCGGAGAGAGGACTACACAAGCACTGGGACTTCCAACAG GGTCAAGCcatcaggaacacacacacaaatagatgTCTTGAGATTGCCCAGGGACAAAATTCATACTATATGCTGGTCATCCAACAATGCACTGGGCAAAACTGGAGAATTCAACATGTCATAAGAGAGTTCTAA
- the LOC110498255 gene encoding probable polypeptide N-acetylgalactosaminyltransferase 8 isoform X2 — protein MEGVVTSLEGIVTESMYMTKGHNQAGCRQVAMKLNVLRGVGITFGAIIPLMYIVYMKQAVSSTSNTKRLHEKETAKTVLMTRLERIEKNLNKLSELIESKYQKDPPTREEVVVTEAKKMVVPMLYPNSYLFTKWGDDLSEEEQREAEALFQRYGYNVFLSDQLPLNRELPDTRDNRCLQKKYPKDLPSIAVVLIYLDEALSIIKRAIRSIIDRTPEHLLREIILVDDHSSNDLGEKLAAYIELIHKERPGLIKRVRHKQQMGLTQARISGWEHATADTVAILDAHIEVNVGWAEPLLARIKADRTTVVTPVFDKVGFDDLQVEHYWANAHGFDWPLWCMYESFKPEWNELHDESQPGKSPSVMGIFVAHRLFLGEIGVLDGGMKIYGGENVELGIRVWLCGGSIEVVPCSKIAHIERAHKPYAPDLSYIMRRNALRVAAIWMDDYKSNVNIAWNLPLKDHGIDIGDVSERKKLREKLECKPFKWYLDNVYPTLATWEELVAYGGLQNDLLQSHCIDEGTVPGNIPLLYGCHFYQPQQCYYNTDGEIYVGGIKSHKYNNNRCLVDPGTGNIPTLHDCKLAAERGLHKHWDFQQGQAIRNTHTNRCLEIAQGQNSYYMLVIQQCTGQNWRIQHVIREF, from the exons ATGGAGGGAGTTGTAACGTCTTTAGAGGGCATAGTTACTGAATCAATGTATATGACAAAGGGACATAACCAGGCTGGTTGTCGACAGGTAGCAATGAAGCTCAACGTCCTGCGAGGAGTGGGAATCACGTTTGGAGCCATTATTCCACTCATGTATATTGTCTATATGAAACAGGCAGTGAGTTCCACTTCCAATACAAAAAGGCTTCACGAAAAAGAGACTGCCAAGACTGTGCTGATGACGAGACTGGAGAGAATTGAAAAGAACCTCAACAAACTAT CCGAATTAATAGAATCTAAATATCAGAAAGACCCCCCAACAAGGGAAGAAGTTGTGGTAACAGAGGCAAAGAAGATGGTGGTGCCCATGTTGTATCCCAACTCCTACCTGTTTACAAAGTGGGGTGATGACCTctcagaggaggagcagagagaggccGAGGCCCTGTTCCAGAGATATGGATACAACGTCTTCTTGAGTGACCAACTGCCACTCAACAGAGAGCTGCCAGATACACGAGACAACAG ATGCTTGCAGAAGAAATACCCCAAGGACCTTCCTAGTATTGCTGTGGTATTGATCTACCTGGACGAGGCCCTGTCTATCATTAAACGGGCCATCCGCAGCATCATCGACCGAACCCCTGAACACCTGCTGAGAGAAATCATTCTGGTGGATGACCACAGCTCCAATG ACCTGGGAGAAAAGCTAGCTGCCTACATAGAGCTCATCCACAAGGAAAGGCCGGGCCTTATAAAAAGGGTGAGACACAAGCAGCAGATGGGACTGACTCAAGCCCGCATCTCAGGGTGGGAGCACGCCACCGCTGATACAGTGGCCATTCTGGATGCCCACATTGAAGTCAACGTGGGGTG GGCAGAGCCACTGCTGGCCAGGATCAAAGCAGACAGGACCACTGTGGTGACTCCGGTGTTTGACAAGGTTGGTTTTGATGACCTGCAGGTGGAGCATTACTGGGCCAATGCACACGGTTTTGACTGGCCCCTGTGGTGCATGTACGAGTCCTTCAAACCAGAGTGGAACGAGCTCCATGATGAATCACAACCAGGGAA GAGTCCTTCTGTCATGGGTATTTTTGTGGCACATCGACTTTTCCTTGGAGAGATTGGGGTACTTGATGGTGGAATGAAAATCTATGGAGGAGAGAATGTTGAGCTGGGGATCAGG GTGTGGCTGTGTGGAGGAAGCATAGAGGTAGTGCCTTGTTCTAAGATCGCACACATTGAGAGGGCACACAAACCGTACGCACCTGACCTGAGTTACATCATGAGAAGGAATGCACTGAGGGTAGCTGCGATCTGGATGGATGACTACAAAAGTAATGTGAACATTGCTTGGAATCTTCCGTTGAAG GATCATGGGATTGATATCGGCGAtgtgtcagagaggaagaagctCAGAGAAAAGCTTGAATGTAAGCCCTTCAAGTGGTACCTGGATAACGTGTATCCTACACTGGCCACCTGGGAGGAGCTAGTGGCCTATGGAGGA CTGCAGAATGACCTCCTGCAGAGCCATTGTATTGATGAGGGGACTGTCCCTGGGAATATACCCCTTCTTTATGGATGTCATTTCTATCAACCACAG CAATGTTATTACAACACTGATGGGGAGATCTACGTGGGTGGGATTAAGTCTCACAAGTACAACAACAACCGGTGTCTAGTGGATCCTGGCACTGGAAATATACCAACGCTGCATGATTGTAAACTGGCAGCGGAGAGAGGACTACACAAGCACTGGGACTTCCAACAG GGTCAAGCcatcaggaacacacacacaaatagatgTCTTGAGATTGCCCAGGGACAAAATTCATACTATATGCTGGTCATCCAACAATGCACTGGGCAAAACTGGAGAATTCAACATGTCATAAGAGAGTTCTAA
- the LOC110498273 gene encoding NADH dehydrogenase [ubiquinone] 1 alpha subcomplex subunit 9, mitochondrial has protein sequence MAAVALVSRPASVLPRFSRSCSPVVLSAIPVTVQQRTVHHAVIPKGKGGRSSSSGVAATVFGATGFLGRYVVNRLGRMGSQIVIPHRCDQYDLMYLRPMGDLGQVIFMEWDARNKDSIRKALAHSNVVINLVGREWETKNYPFEDTYVSIPQQIAIATREAGITKLIHISHLNADIRSPSKYLRNKAVGETAVRDEFPDAIIMKPAEMFGREDRFFNHFANMRWFGKAVPLISMGKKTVKQPVHVVDVAKAIINAIKDPDANGKTYALVGPNRYLLHDLVEYVYAVAHRPFVPYPLPRPLYHFVARFFAMNPFEPWTTPDKVDRFHTTDMKYPGLPGLEDLGIIPASIEQKAIEVLRRHRRFRFLEAELADTKPAKTVNY, from the exons ATGGCGGCCGTTGCGCTCGTTAGCCGTCCTGCGAGTGTCCTTCCCAGGTTTTCAC GTTCCTGCTCCCCTGTGGTGCTATCAGCCATCCCTGTGACAGTCCAGCAGAGAACGGTCCACCATGCTGTCATCCCCAAAGGGAAAGGGGGGCGCTCCTCCTCCAGTGGGGTAGCAGCCACAGTCTTCGGAGCCACCGGCTTCCTGGGAAGATATGTTGTCAACCGCCTGG GTCGTATGGGTTCTCAGATTGTGATTCCTCACCGGTGTGACCAGTATGACCTCATGTATCTCAGGCCCATGGGGGATCTAGGACAGGTCATCTTTATG GAGTGGGATGCCAGGAACAAGGATTCTATCAGAAAAGCATTGGCTCACTCCAATGTGGTCATCAACCTGGTGGGACGAGAGTGGGAAACCAA GAACTATCCCTTTGAGGACACCTACGTGAGCATCCCTCAGCAGATTGCCATAGCCACCCGGGAGGCAGGCATCACAAAGCTGATCCATATATCTCACCTCAACGCTGACATCCGCAGCCCCTCCAAATACCTTAGGAATAAG GCAGTAGGTGAGACAGCTGTGAGAGATGAATTCCCTGATGCCATCATCATGAAGCCTGCTGAGATGTTTGGAAGGGAGGACAGATTCTTCAACCATTTTGCCA ACATGCGCTGGTTTGGGAAAGCTGTGCCTCTCATCTCCATGGGGAAGAAGACGGTGAAGCAGCCTGTTCAT GTGGTAGATGTGGCCAAGGCTATCATCAACGCCATCAAGGACCCTGATGCCAATGGCAAGACATATGCACTAGTTGG ACCAAACCGTTATCTCCTTCATGACCTGGTGGAGTACGTGTATGCTGTGGCACACAGGCCCTTTGTGCCCTACCCTCTCCCACGCCCTCTCTATCA TTTTGTTGCACGTTTCTTTGCAATGAACCCATTCGAGCCTTGGACAACTCCTGACAAAGTAGATCGA TTCCATACCACAGATATGAAGTATCCAGGGCTTCCTGGCTTAGAGGACCTAGGCATTATCCCTGCCTCCATAGAGCAGAAAGCTATCGAGGTCCTGCGTCGCCATCGCCGCTTCCGCTTCTTGGAGGCTGAGTTGGCCGATACCAAGCCAGCCAAGACAGTCAACTATTGA